In Winkia neuii, a genomic segment contains:
- a CDS encoding leucine--tRNA ligase, translating to MAEETAHRYTAALAGQIERKWQDKWETEQTFAADNPVGDLAGPLAEADPFFLLDMFPYPSGKGLHVGHPLGYIATDVVARYQRMLGKNVLYTMGYDAFGLPAEQYAIQTGQHPRVTTEQNIANMNRQLRQIGLSHDKRRSFATTDNEYVKWTQWIFLKIFSSWYDPDAQNREGGKGCARPIETLIAQFEDGTRQTPDGREWAELSKKEQADIVDSYRLAYVSYAPVNWCPGLGTVLANEEVTSEGRSERGNYPVYKSKLRQWMMRITEYGHRLTKDLETIDWPDKVRAMQENWIGESHGANVTFDLADSAGSDVSSLEVYTTRPDTLFGATFMVIAPEHPLLGDSDPQNDDLHVPAQWPEGTREAWTGGAATPKEAVKAYRLQAAAKSDEERGDATEKTGVFTGIFATNPVSGVPVPVFVADYVLWGYGTGAIMAVPAHDERDFAFAKKFDLDIITTISPEEGFDPSEAAWTGDGVLMNSANDSIDLNGKNKKEAIAAMVQGLEQTGHGHAATTYRLRDWLFSRQRYWGEPFPVVYSKDGRVHALPEDMLPVTLPELDDFNPRVFDPNDSKSEPEPPLGRARDWLSVELDLGEGKQTYYRDSNTMPNWAGSCWYEIRYTDPNNDGQFVDPMNEAYWMGPRSDGASGGTDLYVGGVEHAVLHLLYARFWHKVLFDLGYLSSSEPFHKLFNQGYVQAYAYTDGRGQYVPADEVEGDEESGFTYQGEPVTQEYGKMGKSLKNIVTPDQMCEEYGADTFRVYEMSMGPLDMSRPWETRAVVGSQRFLQRLWRNVLDENTGEVTVTEEELDRKTAKLLARTIADVTVEYDNMRINTAIAKMIVLNNHLTGLKQVPRKAVEPLVLMLSPVAPHIAEELWQILGHEDSIARVSFPVVTDESLLEEDEVTCIVQIQGKVRERLSVSPSISAEELQEAALSTDAVKEALGGREPMRVIVKAPKLVNVVLPKK from the coding sequence ATGGCTGAAGAGACTGCTCACCGGTATACCGCCGCTCTGGCAGGCCAGATTGAAAGAAAATGGCAGGACAAATGGGAAACTGAACAGACCTTTGCTGCCGATAACCCGGTAGGAGACCTTGCAGGCCCTCTGGCCGAGGCCGATCCTTTCTTCCTCCTAGACATGTTCCCTTACCCTTCAGGGAAAGGGCTGCACGTGGGGCACCCGCTTGGCTATATCGCGACTGACGTGGTTGCCAGGTATCAGCGAATGCTCGGCAAGAACGTGCTGTACACCATGGGCTACGATGCTTTCGGCCTGCCTGCTGAGCAGTACGCGATTCAGACCGGGCAGCATCCTCGGGTAACTACCGAACAGAACATTGCAAACATGAATAGGCAGCTGCGGCAGATCGGCCTCTCTCATGACAAGCGTCGTTCTTTCGCCACTACTGACAACGAATACGTCAAGTGGACTCAGTGGATCTTCTTGAAAATTTTTAGTTCCTGGTACGACCCGGATGCGCAAAACCGTGAAGGCGGCAAGGGCTGTGCGCGGCCTATCGAGACTCTGATTGCCCAGTTCGAGGACGGAACTCGGCAGACACCAGATGGTCGCGAGTGGGCAGAACTGTCTAAGAAGGAACAGGCCGATATCGTAGATAGCTACCGGCTCGCCTACGTGTCCTATGCGCCGGTCAACTGGTGTCCTGGCCTTGGCACTGTGCTCGCAAACGAGGAAGTTACTTCCGAGGGCCGCTCCGAACGTGGCAATTACCCGGTCTACAAGTCGAAGCTGCGCCAGTGGATGATGCGGATTACGGAATATGGCCACCGGCTTACCAAGGACCTGGAAACTATTGATTGGCCCGACAAGGTGCGGGCAATGCAAGAGAACTGGATTGGTGAATCGCATGGGGCGAACGTAACGTTCGATTTGGCTGATTCTGCCGGATCTGATGTTTCTTCCCTAGAGGTGTACACGACCAGGCCGGACACTCTGTTTGGAGCAACCTTCATGGTTATTGCTCCTGAACATCCTCTGCTGGGCGATTCGGATCCGCAAAATGACGACCTGCATGTGCCAGCTCAGTGGCCTGAGGGTACCAGGGAGGCGTGGACCGGCGGTGCGGCGACCCCGAAGGAGGCTGTGAAGGCATACCGGCTCCAGGCCGCTGCGAAGAGTGACGAAGAACGTGGTGATGCAACCGAAAAGACTGGCGTATTCACCGGTATCTTTGCTACGAACCCGGTCAGTGGTGTCCCGGTTCCAGTGTTTGTGGCCGACTACGTGCTTTGGGGCTATGGAACGGGCGCCATTATGGCGGTGCCAGCACACGATGAGCGCGACTTCGCATTCGCTAAGAAGTTTGATCTGGATATCATCACCACCATTTCGCCGGAAGAAGGTTTTGACCCCAGTGAAGCAGCCTGGACCGGCGACGGCGTGCTCATGAATTCTGCCAACGATTCTATTGACCTGAACGGTAAGAACAAAAAAGAGGCAATCGCGGCGATGGTGCAGGGGCTGGAGCAGACCGGCCATGGTCATGCCGCCACCACCTACAGGTTGCGTGACTGGCTCTTCTCTAGGCAGCGCTACTGGGGGGAACCATTCCCGGTGGTCTATTCGAAGGATGGGCGCGTTCATGCCCTCCCCGAGGACATGCTTCCGGTGACCTTGCCGGAACTGGATGATTTCAACCCGCGAGTCTTTGATCCCAACGATTCTAAGTCGGAGCCAGAACCTCCGCTTGGACGGGCACGAGATTGGTTGAGTGTAGAACTTGACCTGGGCGAAGGTAAGCAAACCTACTATCGCGACTCAAATACGATGCCGAACTGGGCGGGTTCTTGTTGGTACGAGATCCGTTACACTGACCCGAATAATGACGGCCAGTTCGTGGATCCCATGAACGAAGCCTACTGGATGGGTCCGCGCTCAGATGGTGCCTCTGGCGGAACTGACCTGTATGTGGGCGGCGTGGAACACGCCGTGCTTCACCTGCTTTACGCTCGCTTTTGGCACAAAGTGCTCTTTGACCTTGGTTATCTGTCTAGTTCGGAGCCTTTCCACAAGCTCTTCAACCAGGGCTATGTGCAGGCATACGCGTACACTGACGGGCGCGGTCAATATGTGCCCGCAGACGAGGTCGAGGGCGACGAGGAATCTGGCTTCACCTACCAAGGAGAGCCAGTCACCCAGGAATACGGCAAAATGGGGAAGTCCCTCAAAAACATCGTTACTCCCGACCAGATGTGTGAAGAATACGGTGCCGACACGTTCCGCGTATACGAAATGTCGATGGGGCCGCTTGACATGTCCCGTCCCTGGGAGACCCGCGCCGTTGTTGGTTCCCAACGATTCTTGCAGCGACTGTGGCGAAACGTCCTCGATGAAAACACCGGAGAGGTAACTGTCACCGAGGAAGAACTTGATCGGAAGACTGCAAAGCTTCTGGCTCGCACGATTGCCGATGTGACTGTCGAATACGACAATATGCGCATCAATACGGCGATTGCCAAGATGATCGTGCTGAATAACCACCTGACCGGTTTGAAGCAGGTACCGCGAAAGGCAGTTGAGCCGCTAGTGCTCATGCTCTCGCCTGTCGCCCCGCACATCGCCGAGGAATTGTGGCAGATTTTGGGACACGAAGACTCCATCGCCCGCGTGTCCTTCCCCGTGGTAACTGATGAGTCCTTGCTGGAAGAGGACGAAGTTACCTGTATTGTGCAGATTCAAGGCAAGGTGCGCGAGAGGCTTTCAGTGTCGCCCTCAATTTCTGCTGAAGAGTTGCAGGAGGCAGCGCTTTCGACGGACGCGGTGAAGGAGGCACTAGGTGGCCGCGAGCCCATGCGTGTCATCGTCAAGGCACCGAAGCTGGTGAACGTCGTACTTCCGAAGAAATAG
- a CDS encoding RDD family protein: MATNETDELIAGEGVALLIPPAAPVIRICCGILDLVLYASLAILMLYFFIKYGPSLDEALVKAALILLMAFSILILPATVEYLSKGKSLGKLIGGMRVVPDRFGPNRLAPVLYQGAHGANRNLDHTSYLCRFSPSGKTFSASW, from the coding sequence GTGGCGACTAACGAAACAGACGAACTCATTGCAGGCGAGGGCGTAGCCCTGCTGATTCCTCCGGCTGCACCCGTAATCCGGATCTGCTGTGGCATCTTGGACCTGGTTCTCTACGCCTCTCTGGCTATCCTCATGCTGTACTTCTTCATAAAGTACGGCCCCAGCTTGGACGAGGCCCTTGTCAAAGCAGCACTTATACTTCTTATGGCTTTTTCTATCCTGATTCTTCCTGCCACAGTCGAGTACCTGTCAAAAGGCAAGTCTTTGGGGAAGCTGATTGGCGGAATGAGGGTAGTTCCGGATAGATTCGGGCCCAATCGTCTGGCGCCAGTGCTTTACCAGGGCGCTCATGGGGCTAATCGAAATCTGGACCATACAAGCTATCTCTGTCGTTTCAGTCCTAGTGGAAAAACGTTCTCGGCGAGTTGGTGA
- a CDS encoding stage II sporulation protein M: MDIDAYANIHEPRWRELEKLTKKRKLTAAEADRAIELYQRTSTHLSQLRTTEPDPSLVASLSMLLARTRRRMGSATRPSLKMASHFLTSTFPAALYKLRWWWMSTMAASLAVCIFIAWRIIHDPSLESLIGTPERIRQLVEHDFADYYSEYAASHFAFSVWVNNAWVTATCIATGMLGLTVIFLLYQNVANLGVSAAILINHGAGAQFFGLILPHGTLELTSVFVAGGAGLYLFWSWISPKDRTRGEALANAGRTVAGIAIGLVLVLAVCGALEGFVTPSGLPTAVRIGIGIVAEVLFFVYVFGLGRYAYNHGNDGDITKSWQEDKEIRVG; encoded by the coding sequence ATGGACATAGATGCGTATGCAAATATACACGAACCGCGGTGGCGAGAACTCGAAAAGCTTACTAAAAAGAGGAAGCTCACCGCTGCTGAAGCAGATAGGGCTATAGAGCTTTATCAGCGAACTAGCACGCATCTGTCGCAGCTGCGCACAACTGAGCCTGATCCGTCCCTAGTGGCTTCACTGTCGATGCTGCTCGCTAGGACCAGACGCAGGATGGGCTCTGCGACTCGTCCGTCCTTGAAGATGGCATCGCATTTTTTGACCTCGACTTTCCCAGCAGCACTCTACAAGTTGCGTTGGTGGTGGATGTCAACGATGGCGGCAAGCCTAGCAGTGTGCATTTTTATAGCGTGGCGCATCATTCATGATCCGTCTCTCGAGAGTTTGATTGGTACGCCGGAACGAATTCGACAACTAGTAGAGCATGACTTTGCAGATTATTACTCCGAGTATGCTGCCAGTCATTTTGCCTTCAGCGTGTGGGTCAATAATGCGTGGGTTACCGCTACCTGTATTGCTACGGGCATGCTGGGGCTCACGGTGATCTTTTTGCTCTATCAAAATGTGGCTAACTTGGGCGTTTCTGCGGCAATACTAATAAATCATGGGGCAGGAGCACAGTTCTTCGGATTGATTTTGCCGCATGGCACACTGGAGCTCACTAGCGTGTTCGTGGCGGGCGGGGCCGGTCTCTACCTTTTTTGGTCGTGGATAAGTCCGAAAGATAGAACTAGAGGCGAGGCCCTTGCTAATGCGGGACGCACAGTTGCCGGAATTGCAATTGGGTTGGTACTAGTCCTAGCCGTATGCGGCGCACTAGAGGGGTTCGTTACGCCCTCTGGACTGCCCACCGCCGTCCGCATTGGCATTGGTATCGTTGCTGAGGTGCTTTTCTTCGTGTATGTGTTTGGACTGGGAAGATATGCCTACAATCACGGTAACGATGGAGACATCACTAAGTCTTGGCAGGAAGATAAAGAAATAAGAGTTGGGTGA